Proteins encoded in a region of the Mucilaginibacter sabulilitoris genome:
- a CDS encoding protein O-mannosyl-transferase family: protein MSYNKTNNIFGWIAFIIATLTYILTLEPSSSFWDCGEFIACIYRLQVAHQPGAPLFTMIGKVFTLLSFGDSTKVAYWANMASALASGATIMFLFWTITALAKKLLIKKGEEISQTNFILIIGAGLVGALAYAWSDTFWFSAVESEVYAQSSLCTAVVFWAILKWDAHADEQHADKWIVFIAYVMGLSIGIHLLNLLVIPAIALVIYFRKAKNTTPSGTFWAFFAGIVAVAFVLWGVIQFTVKGAAFSDLLFVNTLGLGFGSGAVMFFVLVIATIVFGIYYTIKPSKPLIIIAAVCFILALGISAGIIGFVVGLAVLALLEYVVKIRERRFALNTFLICLLFILFGYSSFVMIVVRAKANPNLNNSDPENAFALNGYLNRDQYGDTPLLYGQFFDSQPTEQTEGANIYRRGETKYEIAGKKLTTVYDRNTLFPRMFSDKGGHPEFYRSWTRLGETEHPTFATNLGFFGSWQVNQMYTRYFLWNFVGRTNDLDGQTSNTGVDGNWISGWNFSKPLPHSVTESKSYNRLFFLPLIIGLIGVFFHFYRDQKNAGVVGVLFFFTGLAIVLYLNQDPLQPRERDYAYAGSFYAFAIWIGIGVLGIADFLSKKLNPRLSAIIATIVCLLAAPILMANQEWDDHDRSTKLTPHDMAYNYLSSCAPNAILFTYGDNDTYPLWYIQEVENVRPDVRIVNLSLLGTDWYIRGMKNKMNESEPLPITMPNDKFKPGVRDVIYFNDQKVAGSVELKEIFDFITSDDKAAMVEYNNGDVANYLPAKNFKLTVNPDEVIKTGTVSAAEKDRITPEMDWTFNGRYVTKDILAMMDMLSHNNWKRPIYFSVTVPNENMMGLDKYLYNEGFAYRLLPFKPDTSANALENSHTPEMYHNMMTKFKWGNMKNASYLDHESMTMFYPLITRLYSNLTDNLIKEGHPDMAKNALKKYDEVMPGIINSTEVAVRKYYMIESSYRLGDIPLGNKLSAQVNDYVIDLLNYNYTLLQKGETSTDSRDIQYSMSILKGLVDFTKEFKQTSLNIKFSAQLKEYEGKFGAVPKQ from the coding sequence ATGAGTTACAATAAAACCAACAATATATTCGGCTGGATAGCCTTTATTATTGCTACGCTAACGTATATTTTAACCTTAGAGCCATCTTCAAGCTTTTGGGATTGCGGCGAATTTATTGCCTGTATTTACCGTTTGCAGGTAGCACACCAGCCCGGCGCTCCGCTGTTTACCATGATTGGTAAGGTATTTACCCTGCTTTCCTTTGGCGATAGTACTAAAGTGGCTTATTGGGCCAATATGGCCTCGGCCCTGGCCAGCGGCGCAACCATCATGTTCCTGTTCTGGACCATTACCGCATTGGCAAAAAAGCTATTAATAAAAAAAGGTGAAGAGATAAGCCAAACAAACTTTATCCTGATTATAGGCGCCGGTTTAGTTGGCGCTTTGGCCTATGCCTGGTCAGATACGTTCTGGTTTTCGGCGGTTGAGTCGGAAGTTTACGCGCAATCATCTTTATGTACTGCTGTGGTGTTTTGGGCCATATTAAAATGGGATGCCCATGCCGATGAGCAGCACGCCGATAAATGGATCGTATTTATTGCTTATGTAATGGGGCTTTCTATCGGCATCCACCTGCTAAACCTGCTGGTAATACCTGCCATTGCGTTGGTAATTTATTTCCGCAAGGCTAAAAACACAACCCCATCGGGTACTTTCTGGGCATTTTTCGCCGGGATTGTTGCCGTTGCATTTGTGCTTTGGGGGGTTATACAATTCACCGTAAAAGGCGCGGCTTTTTCCGATCTGCTTTTTGTAAATACCCTGGGCCTGGGCTTTGGCAGCGGCGCGGTCATGTTTTTTGTTTTGGTAATAGCCACCATAGTTTTTGGCATATATTATACGATTAAGCCTTCAAAACCGCTAATTATAATAGCCGCTGTGTGTTTTATACTGGCACTAGGCATTAGCGCAGGCATAATTGGTTTTGTTGTAGGCCTGGCTGTTTTAGCCCTGTTGGAGTATGTTGTTAAAATACGCGAACGCCGTTTTGCATTAAATACATTTTTAATTTGCCTGCTGTTTATCCTGTTCGGCTACAGTTCGTTTGTAATGATTGTGGTGCGGGCAAAAGCCAATCCTAATTTGAATAACAGTGACCCCGAAAACGCTTTCGCACTTAACGGCTATCTTAACCGCGATCAGTATGGCGATACTCCATTACTGTATGGTCAGTTCTTTGATTCGCAGCCAACCGAGCAAACCGAAGGTGCCAATATTTATCGCCGCGGTGAAACCAAATATGAAATTGCGGGCAAAAAATTAACAACCGTTTATGACCGCAATACCTTGTTTCCGCGTATGTTTAGTGACAAGGGCGGTCACCCTGAATTTTACAGATCATGGACCAGGCTGGGCGAAACCGAACACCCTACCTTTGCCACCAACCTGGGCTTTTTTGGCAGCTGGCAGGTTAACCAGATGTACACCCGTTATTTTCTATGGAACTTTGTTGGCCGCACAAACGACCTTGACGGGCAAACCAGCAATACCGGTGTAGACGGCAACTGGATTAGTGGATGGAACTTTAGCAAACCGCTGCCCCACTCAGTTACCGAGAGCAAAAGCTATAACCGTTTATTTTTCCTGCCACTTATTATCGGTCTTATTGGTGTGTTCTTCCACTTTTACCGCGATCAGAAAAACGCGGGTGTGGTAGGCGTACTGTTCTTTTTTACGGGCCTTGCCATTGTGTTGTATCTAAACCAGGATCCGTTGCAGCCACGTGAACGTGACTATGCTTATGCAGGTTCGTTTTACGCTTTTGCTATATGGATAGGTATAGGCGTGCTGGGCATTGCCGACTTTTTAAGTAAGAAACTCAACCCCAGGCTTAGCGCCATCATAGCCACCATAGTATGTTTGCTGGCCGCACCAATATTAATGGCCAACCAGGAGTGGGATGATCATGACCGCTCAACCAAGCTTACGCCGCATGATATGGCTTATAATTACCTCAGCTCCTGCGCGCCAAACGCCATATTGTTTACTTACGGCGATAACGATACTTACCCGCTTTGGTATATACAGGAAGTTGAAAATGTACGTCCCGACGTACGCATTGTGAATTTAAGCCTGCTGGGTACCGACTGGTACATCCGCGGTATGAAAAATAAGATGAATGAGTCGGAGCCATTGCCGATCACCATGCCGAACGATAAGTTTAAACCAGGTGTGCGCGATGTTATTTATTTTAACGATCAGAAAGTTGCCGGCTCAGTAGAGCTAAAGGAGATTTTTGATTTTATTACCTCTGATGATAAGGCTGCCATGGTAGAGTATAATAATGGCGATGTTGCCAATTACCTGCCGGCCAAAAACTTTAAGCTTACTGTTAACCCCGACGAGGTGATAAAAACCGGAACTGTAAGTGCTGCCGAAAAAGACAGGATTACACCTGAAATGGACTGGACCTTTAATGGCCGCTACGTAACCAAAGATATTTTGGCCATGATGGATATGCTGAGCCATAATAACTGGAAAAGACCAATTTATTTTTCGGTAACGGTACCCAATGAAAATATGATGGGCCTTGATAAATATCTGTATAACGAGGGCTTTGCTTACCGCTTGCTGCCATTTAAACCAGATACCAGTGCAAACGCTTTGGAAAACAGTCATACACCGGAAATGTATCATAACATGATGACTAAATTCAAGTGGGGCAACATGAAAAACGCGAGTTACCTTGACCATGAATCCATGACCATGTTTTATCCGTTAATTACCAGGCTTTACTCCAACTTAACGGATAACCTGATAAAAGAAGGACATCCTGATATGGCAAAAAACGCGCTTAAAAAATACGACGAAGTAATGCCCGGCATTATTAACTCAACCGAAGTAGCGGTACGCAAATACTATATGATTGAAAGCTCGTACCGGCTGGGTGATATACCGTTGGGTAATAAACTGTCGGCCCAGGTTAATGATTATGTGATTGATCTGCTCAACTATAATTACACGCTGCTTCAAAAAGGCGAAACCAGCACCGACAGCCGCGATATTCAATATTCTATGTCGATACTGAAAGGCCTGGTTGATTTTACCAAAGAGTTTAAGCAAACCAGCTTAAATATTAAATTCAGCGCGCAGTTAAAAGAATACGAAGGCAAATTTGGAGCTGTACCAAAACAGTAA
- a CDS encoding ribose-phosphate pyrophosphokinase, whose product MPLQFNPVKLFAGSGSKELAKKIADAYGRELGDVVLSRFSDGEFQPHFNESVRGCDVFLVQSTHQPTDNLMELLMMIDAARRASAHYVNAVIPYFGLARQDRKDKPRVAISAKLVANLLVAAGINRIMTMDLHAAQIQGFFDIPVDHLDASIIFVPYIKSLGLENLTIASPDMGGSYRARSFAKFFNAEVVICDKRRKRANEIESMTLIGDVTDQDIVLIDDICDTAGTLAKAAGLIMERGARSVRAVCTHPVLSGKAYETIENSALVELIVTDTIPLKQQSSKIRVLSTAELFARAISNVNEHGSISQLFKVD is encoded by the coding sequence ATGCCATTACAATTTAATCCCGTTAAGTTATTTGCAGGATCAGGCTCAAAGGAGCTGGCAAAAAAAATTGCTGATGCTTATGGCCGCGAATTAGGTGATGTAGTGCTTTCGCGTTTTAGCGATGGCGAATTTCAGCCACACTTTAATGAATCTGTAAGAGGGTGCGATGTGTTCCTGGTTCAAAGTACCCACCAGCCTACTGATAACCTTATGGAGTTATTGATGATGATTGATGCCGCCCGTCGTGCATCGGCACATTATGTAAATGCAGTTATCCCTTATTTTGGATTGGCCCGTCAGGACAGGAAAGATAAACCTCGTGTAGCCATTAGCGCGAAGCTGGTAGCTAATTTATTGGTTGCGGCAGGCATCAATCGTATCATGACCATGGATTTGCACGCTGCGCAGATACAGGGATTTTTTGATATCCCGGTTGATCACCTTGATGCTTCAATCATTTTTGTACCTTATATCAAAAGCCTGGGGTTAGAAAATTTAACTATTGCTTCGCCGGATATGGGCGGGTCATACAGGGCACGCAGCTTTGCGAAGTTTTTTAACGCGGAAGTGGTAATTTGCGATAAGCGCCGTAAACGCGCCAATGAAATTGAATCGATGACATTGATTGGCGATGTTACCGATCAGGATATTGTGCTGATTGATGATATATGCGATACGGCCGGTACACTGGCCAAAGCCGCAGGTTTAATTATGGAACGTGGTGCACGCAGCGTTCGCGCGGTTTGTACGCATCCGGTATTATCGGGCAAGGCATATGAAACCATTGAAAATTCAGCCTTAGTCGAATTGATAGTTACTGATACTATTCCGTTAAAACAGCAAAGCTCTAAAATAAGGGTACTGTCAACAGCCGAGTTGTTTGCTAGGGCTATCAGTAATGTAAATGAACATGGCTCAATAAGCCAGCTGTTCAAGGTAGATTAA
- a CDS encoding acetyl-CoA carboxylase carboxyltransferase subunit alpha: protein MKITFDFEKPLAELIQQIDKVKQVEDKNKLDMSATIAELEAKLEAAKKEIYSNLTGWQKVQISRHPERPYTLQYIELMCDDFIELHGDRTVGDDKAIIGGFGTLNGQTVMFIGHQKGRNTKERQYRNFGMANPEGYRKALRLMKMAEKFNKPVVTLIDTPGAFPGLEAEERGQGEAIARNLLEMSVLKVPVICVIIGEGASGGALGIGIGDKVLMLDNSWYSVISPENCSTILWKTWENKERAAEVLKLTSSEMLKNKLIDGIIKEPVGGAHQDPVAMAAILKKQLLKDLKTLGEREINELVAERIDKFCSMGVVIEE from the coding sequence ATGAAGATTACTTTTGATTTTGAAAAGCCACTGGCCGAGCTGATACAGCAGATTGACAAGGTGAAGCAGGTTGAAGACAAGAATAAGCTTGACATGTCTGCAACAATAGCCGAACTCGAAGCAAAGCTGGAAGCCGCTAAAAAAGAAATATACTCCAACCTTACCGGCTGGCAAAAAGTACAGATCTCCCGCCACCCCGAACGCCCATATACCCTGCAATATATTGAACTGATGTGCGATGATTTTATTGAATTACACGGCGACAGAACAGTTGGTGACGATAAAGCCATTATTGGCGGTTTCGGAACGCTGAACGGTCAAACAGTAATGTTTATCGGTCATCAGAAGGGGCGCAACACCAAAGAACGCCAGTACCGCAATTTTGGTATGGCCAATCCCGAAGGTTACCGCAAGGCTTTAAGGCTCATGAAAATGGCCGAAAAATTTAATAAACCGGTAGTTACACTGATAGATACCCCGGGGGCATTCCCTGGCCTGGAAGCGGAAGAGCGCGGGCAAGGTGAGGCGATAGCCCGTAACCTGCTCGAAATGTCGGTACTTAAAGTGCCGGTGATCTGCGTAATTATTGGCGAAGGTGCATCAGGTGGTGCTTTGGGTATAGGCATTGGCGATAAGGTACTGATGCTGGATAATTCTTGGTACTCGGTAATATCACCCGAAAACTGTTCTACCATCCTCTGGAAAACATGGGAAAATAAAGAACGTGCTGCCGAAGTATTAAAACTTACCTCATCAGAAATGCTTAAAAACAAGCTGATAGACGGTATCATAAAAGAACCGGTTGGCGGCGCTCATCAGGATCCGGTAGCTATGGCAGCCATCCTGAAAAAGCAACTACTAAAAGACCTCAAAACCCTTGGCGAACGTGAGATCAACGAACTGGTTGCTGAACGCATAGATAAGTTCTGCAGCATGGGTGTTGTTATTGAAGAATAA
- the pth gene encoding aminoacyl-tRNA hydrolase, with protein sequence MKYLIVGLGNIGPEYVDTRHNIGFMILDELARQEGAKFYNMRLAYYTEVSFKGRSLHLIKPTTYMNLSGKALNHWMKDLKIPVENVLVLVDDIALPLGTLRLKPKGSAAGHNGLKHIEATLGNNNYARLRFGVGDNYPKGRQVDYVLSGFDDDEKPELPGLIDRSIEMIKSFVTIGTELTMTRYNK encoded by the coding sequence ATGAAATATCTAATAGTTGGTTTAGGAAATATAGGTCCGGAATACGTAGATACCAGGCATAATATTGGTTTTATGATATTGGATGAGCTGGCCAGACAGGAAGGGGCAAAGTTTTATAATATGCGGTTGGCCTATTATACCGAAGTTTCCTTTAAGGGGCGCAGCCTGCATCTCATTAAGCCCACTACCTATATGAACTTGAGCGGCAAAGCGCTAAACCACTGGATGAAAGATCTCAAGATACCGGTTGAGAATGTGCTGGTGCTTGTTGATGATATTGCCCTGCCGCTGGGTACGTTACGGTTAAAGCCCAAAGGCAGCGCTGCCGGCCATAACGGATTGAAACATATTGAAGCTACCTTAGGTAATAATAACTATGCCCGCCTGCGTTTTGGCGTAGGTGATAATTACCCTAAAGGCCGCCAGGTTGACTATGTGCTGAGCGGCTTTGACGACGACGAAAAACCCGAACTCCCGGGCCTGATTGATCGCTCCATTGAGATGATCAAAAGCTTTGTTACCATTGGTACTGAGCTCACTATGACCCGGTATAACAAGTGA
- a CDS encoding 50S ribosomal protein L25/general stress protein Ctc: MKSIAISGSPRENVGKRDAKELRYQGLVPAVLYGGPTQTHFAVSAADLRAVVYTPVVHFIDLEVAGVKSQAIIKDIQFHPLTEQIIHVDFLLLDEKKPITIEIPVKLTGTSPGVKVGGKLVQKLRKLRIKALPKDHLDAIEVSIEALEVGKSVKVGEIKLPNLTITNAQEDTIVSVTTSRALRQAEQEAASGKK, encoded by the coding sequence ATGAAATCAATTGCTATTAGCGGTTCTCCAAGAGAGAACGTAGGGAAAAGAGACGCTAAAGAACTGCGTTACCAGGGTCTGGTGCCTGCAGTACTTTACGGTGGGCCAACCCAAACCCACTTTGCAGTGTCCGCAGCTGATTTGAGAGCCGTAGTTTACACTCCGGTTGTTCATTTCATCGATCTTGAAGTTGCTGGTGTTAAATCACAGGCTATTATTAAAGATATTCAGTTTCATCCTTTAACTGAACAAATTATCCATGTTGACTTTTTATTGCTTGACGAGAAAAAGCCAATCACTATCGAGATCCCTGTTAAATTAACCGGAACTTCTCCAGGTGTTAAAGTGGGTGGTAAATTAGTTCAAAAACTAAGGAAACTGCGCATCAAAGCATTACCTAAAGATCATTTAGATGCTATTGAAGTAAGCATTGAAGCTTTGGAAGTTGGTAAATCAGTAAAAGTAGGCGAAATTAAATTACCTAACCTTACTATCACCAATGCCCAGGAAGATACCATTGTATCGGTAACTACTTCACGTGCATTACGTCAGGCTGAGCAGGAAGCTGCTTCAGGTAAAAAATAA